In one window of Flavobacterium ginsengisoli DNA:
- a CDS encoding DUF2480 family protein produces MEEIINKVANSALEVFDLEDYYPKGIRVQIDISQWLLEGFLLKEKDFREHLKNHDWSQYQDQYVAVHCSTDAIIPAWALILVSVHLAPFAKKVVNGTIEDLDASLYEEILSTIDYSAYKGKPVIVKGCSRKPVPMRAYILATTHLQPFARSIMYGEACSAVPLYKESKK; encoded by the coding sequence ATGGAAGAAATTATCAATAAAGTTGCCAATAGTGCTTTAGAGGTTTTTGATCTTGAAGATTATTATCCAAAAGGAATACGTGTGCAGATTGACATTTCGCAATGGCTTTTGGAAGGATTTTTATTGAAAGAAAAAGACTTTAGAGAGCATCTTAAAAATCACGATTGGTCGCAATATCAGGATCAATATGTGGCTGTACATTGTAGTACAGATGCCATAATTCCTGCTTGGGCATTAATTTTGGTGAGTGTTCATTTGGCTCCTTTTGCAAAAAAAGTCGTTAACGGAACTATTGAAGATCTAGATGCAAGTCTTTACGAAGAAATTTTAAGTACAATTGACTATTCTGCCTACAAAGGCAAACCTGTCATTGTAAAAGGCTGTTCTAGAAAACCAGTTCCAATGCGCGCTTATATTTTAGCAACAACTCACTTACAGCCATTTGCAAGAAGTATAATGTACGGAGAAGCATGTTCTGCAGTACCTTTATATAAAGAATCTAAGAAATAA
- the sufB gene encoding Fe-S cluster assembly protein SufB: MSKYTEDDLKIELETKEYEYGFYTNIESETFPIGLNEEIVRAISLKKEEPEWMTEWRIEAFRAWKEMIEPEWANVHYEKPDFQAISYYSAPKQVDPNKTLDDVDPELLEMYKKLGISVDEQKMMNNVAMDIVVDSVSVATTFKKTLAEKGIIFCPISEAIKEHPELVKKYLGTVVPQKDNFYAALNSAVFSDGSFCYIPKGVKCPMELSTYFRINQAGTGQFERTLVIADEGSYVSYLEGCTAPSRDENQLHAAVVELIALDDAEIKYSTVQNWFPGNKEGKGGVYNFVTKRGLCETNAKISWTQVETGSAVTWKYPSCVLKGDNSVGEFYSIAVTNNFQQADTGTKMIHLGKNTKSTIISKGISAGKSQNSYRGLVQISPRAENARNFSQCDSLLMGNNCGAHTFPYIESKNPSAKIEHEATTSKIGEDQVFYCNQRGIPTEKAIALIVNGFSKDVLNKLPMEFAVEAQKLLEISLEGSVG, from the coding sequence ATGAGCAAATACACCGAAGACGATTTAAAAATCGAACTGGAAACTAAAGAATATGAGTACGGATTTTATACCAATATAGAATCTGAAACTTTCCCTATTGGCTTAAACGAAGAAATCGTAAGAGCTATTTCGCTTAAAAAAGAAGAACCTGAATGGATGACCGAATGGCGTATCGAAGCTTTCCGCGCTTGGAAAGAAATGATCGAGCCAGAATGGGCAAACGTACATTACGAAAAACCAGACTTTCAGGCGATTTCTTATTATTCAGCTCCAAAACAAGTAGATCCTAATAAAACTTTGGACGATGTTGATCCGGAATTGTTAGAGATGTACAAAAAATTGGGAATTTCTGTTGACGAGCAAAAAATGATGAACAATGTCGCTATGGATATTGTTGTCGATTCTGTTTCAGTAGCAACAACTTTCAAGAAAACTTTGGCAGAAAAAGGGATTATTTTCTGTCCAATTTCTGAAGCAATTAAAGAACATCCTGAATTAGTAAAAAAATATTTAGGAACTGTTGTACCTCAAAAAGACAACTTCTACGCAGCGTTAAACTCAGCAGTTTTCTCTGACGGAAGTTTCTGTTATATTCCGAAAGGTGTAAAATGTCCAATGGAACTTTCAACGTATTTCAGAATCAATCAAGCAGGAACTGGGCAATTCGAAAGAACTCTAGTTATTGCCGATGAAGGAAGTTACGTTTCTTACCTTGAAGGATGTACTGCTCCAAGCCGTGACGAAAATCAATTACACGCTGCTGTGGTTGAATTGATCGCTTTGGATGATGCAGAAATTAAATATTCTACCGTTCAAAACTGGTTCCCAGGAAACAAAGAAGGAAAAGGTGGAGTTTACAACTTCGTAACTAAAAGAGGTTTATGCGAAACAAACGCTAAAATTTCTTGGACGCAGGTTGAAACAGGTTCTGCTGTAACTTGGAAATATCCTTCTTGTGTATTAAAAGGAGATAATTCAGTAGGAGAATTTTATTCGATTGCTGTAACAAATAATTTCCAACAAGCGGATACTGGAACAAAAATGATCCATTTAGGAAAAAACACTAAATCGACTATTATTTCTAAAGGTATCTCGGCTGGAAAATCACAAAATAGCTACCGTGGTTTAGTGCAAATCTCTCCAAGAGCTGAGAATGCAAGAAACTTTTCTCAATGTGACTCGTTGTTAATGGGTAACAATTGCGGTGCACATACTTTCCCTTATATCGAAAGTAAAAATCCATCTGCAAAAATTGAGCACGAAGCAACTACAAGTAAAATTGGAGAAGATCAGGTTTTCTATTGCAACCAAAGAGGTATTCCAACCGAAAAAGCGATTGCCTTAATTGTAAACGGTTTCAGTAAAGATGTCTTGAACAAACTGCCAATGGAATTTGCTGTTGAAGCTCAAAAATTATTAGAGATTTCTTTAGAAGGATCTGTAGGTTAA
- a CDS encoding DUF3078 domain-containing protein translates to MRKLTLLLFILVNFTFVQAQNSEKELIQNTEKAVKKINDTIEGEGWKTKGTVSLLLNQSSFNNWIAGGEDSFSGTLGINYDFNYKKDDLTWDNKVLASYGLLQTKNDDFTKKTDDRLEFNSILGKKAFGQWYYSYFLNFRTQFSTGYIYDQDENGKQIRTEQTKFMSPGYLTTGPGIYWTKDDNLKINFAPLTSKFTFVDNAYTTGIDRFTGLPYVDGSYFGVDEGKTMRYELGFYASVYYKLAIMTNVTAENTLNLYSNYLEDPQNVDINYSLNVIMKINKFLSANLSFQAIYDDNAFAGLQTREVFGLGVNFGF, encoded by the coding sequence ATGAGAAAGCTAACTCTATTACTTTTCATTTTAGTAAACTTCACGTTTGTACAAGCCCAAAATTCAGAAAAAGAGTTAATTCAGAATACTGAAAAGGCAGTAAAAAAAATTAACGATACTATCGAAGGCGAAGGCTGGAAAACAAAAGGAACTGTTTCTCTTTTACTGAATCAATCGAGTTTTAACAACTGGATTGCAGGAGGTGAAGACAGCTTTTCTGGAACGTTAGGAATCAATTATGATTTCAACTATAAAAAAGATGATTTAACTTGGGACAACAAAGTTTTAGCATCGTACGGTCTTCTTCAAACCAAAAATGATGACTTCACAAAAAAAACTGATGACCGCTTAGAATTCAATTCCATACTCGGAAAAAAAGCTTTTGGACAATGGTATTATTCATACTTTCTAAATTTTAGAACACAATTTTCAACGGGCTACATTTATGATCAAGATGAAAATGGGAAGCAGATAAGGACTGAACAAACCAAATTTATGTCTCCGGGATATCTTACCACTGGTCCTGGTATTTACTGGACAAAAGACGATAATCTTAAAATAAATTTTGCTCCTCTAACTTCAAAATTCACTTTTGTAGACAATGCCTATACAACTGGAATTGACAGATTTACTGGTCTACCATATGTAGACGGCAGTTATTTTGGTGTTGACGAAGGCAAAACTATGCGTTACGAACTTGGTTTTTATGCTTCAGTCTATTACAAATTGGCAATCATGACAAATGTGACTGCCGAAAACACACTTAACCTTTATTCAAATTATCTTGAAGACCCACAAAATGTCGATATAAATTATTCGCTAAATGTCATAATGAAAATCAACAAGTTTCTATCTGCTAATTTATCGTTTCAGGCTATTTATGATGATAATGCATTTGCAGGACTCCAAACTAGAGAAGTATTTGGTTTAGGAGTTAATTTTGGATTTTAA
- a CDS encoding MBL fold metallo-hydrolase: MKLYPIESGNFKLDGGAMFGVVPKTIWNKTNPADANNLIDIAARCLLIEDGNRLILIDTGMGDKQSEKFFGYYSLWGSHSLDKSLAKYGFNRDDVTDVFMTHLHFDHCGGSVQWNSDKTGYEPAFKNAKFWTNENHWEWATKPNAREKASFLSENILPMQESGQLNFVERPDSDFGFSKELGFDIYYVDGHTEKQMIPHIKYQDKTIVFCADLLATAGHIPLPYVMGYDTRPLLTMPEKSKFLNVAADNNHYLFLEHDAHNQIITVEHTEKGVRLKEVFTCEEIL, from the coding sequence ATGAAACTTTACCCAATAGAATCTGGAAATTTTAAGTTAGATGGAGGCGCAATGTTTGGCGTTGTTCCTAAAACAATTTGGAATAAAACCAATCCTGCAGATGCCAATAATCTTATTGATATTGCTGCACGCTGTTTATTAATTGAAGATGGAAATCGTCTTATCTTAATTGATACTGGAATGGGCGATAAGCAATCAGAAAAATTCTTTGGATATTATTCGCTTTGGGGTTCGCATTCTTTAGATAAATCCCTAGCAAAATATGGTTTCAATCGTGATGATGTTACAGATGTTTTTATGACGCATCTTCATTTTGATCATTGTGGAGGAAGTGTTCAATGGAATTCGGATAAAACAGGTTACGAGCCGGCTTTTAAAAATGCTAAATTCTGGACAAACGAAAATCATTGGGAATGGGCAACGAAACCAAACGCTAGAGAAAAAGCTTCTTTCTTGTCTGAAAATATTCTGCCTATGCAAGAAAGCGGACAATTGAATTTTGTTGAAAGGCCAGATTCTGATTTTGGTTTTTCGAAGGAATTAGGTTTCGATATTTACTATGTTGATGGACATACCGAAAAACAGATGATTCCACATATCAAATATCAAGATAAAACGATTGTTTTTTGCGCCGATTTGTTGGCTACAGCCGGACATATTCCGCTTCCGTATGTTATGGGATACGATACAAGACCGTTGCTGACAATGCCAGAAAAGTCAAAATTTTTAAATGTGGCGGCAGATAATAATCATTATTTGTTTTTAGAACACGATGCCCACAATCAAATCATAACTGTGGAGCATACCGAAAAAGGTGTTCGATTAAAAGAGGTTTTTACCTGCGAAGAAATTCTTTAA
- a CDS encoding SUF system Fe-S cluster assembly protein, whose amino-acid sequence MEQEIDTNELGESIVRVLKGIYDPEIPVDIYELGLIYDVMVNTDYEVKILMTLTSPNCPVAESLPREVEEKVKTIENIKDVDVEITFDPPWSKDLMSEEAKLELGML is encoded by the coding sequence ATGGAACAAGAAATAGACACAAACGAATTAGGAGAATCAATCGTAAGAGTTTTAAAAGGAATTTACGATCCAGAGATTCCTGTAGATATTTATGAATTAGGATTAATTTACGACGTAATGGTAAACACAGATTACGAAGTAAAAATCCTGATGACACTTACTTCACCAAATTGCCCAGTTGCAGAAAGCTTACCTAGAGAAGTTGAAGAAAAAGTAAAAACAATAGAAAACATCAAAGATGTAGACGTTGAAATTACTTTTGATCCGCCTTGGAGCAAAGATTTAATGAGCGAAGAAGCAAAATTAGAATTAGGAATGCTTTAA
- a CDS encoding serine hydrolase domain-containing protein produces the protein MKKILKVFLLVLVLAFLYFGFTTYPKLDLISGFSAKSVASGHFIDNRPLDLIEKTDNDIKMIDLAKNAIDDAGKFAVASVYGLKERKAIYREGLGATLINDNFDISKPYLLPKRTKLENNLPFPYGNNEPKDTAFANVDYAKLKKAIDDSFDKNGGKAKRTRAVVVLYKDKLIGEKYDTGFNKNSKILGWSMTKSITSSAFGVLAKQGKINIYKPAPVAEWKNDERKNITINDLLHMNSGLEWEENYSTICDATKMLFQAEDMGKVQMDKPAKYKPNTHWYYSSGTTNLLSRILRSQFKTQQEYLDFWYNAVIDKIGMNSMIVEQDMSGTFVGSSYGWATPRDWSKFGLLYLHKGNWNGEQILDESWVKYTSTPTNTSEGKYGAQFWLNAGGKFPDVPRDMFYCSGYQGQMVAIIPSLDMVIVRMGVKEEEPGFDFNGFLKDVISSVKK, from the coding sequence ATGAAAAAAATTCTCAAAGTATTCCTTCTTGTATTAGTTCTGGCTTTTTTGTATTTCGGTTTCACAACGTATCCGAAACTTGATCTGATTTCTGGTTTCTCGGCTAAAAGTGTTGCATCAGGGCATTTTATTGATAATCGTCCGTTGGATTTAATTGAGAAAACGGATAATGATATTAAAATGATAGATCTAGCGAAAAACGCAATTGATGATGCTGGGAAATTTGCGGTCGCTTCTGTTTATGGATTAAAAGAAAGAAAAGCGATTTATCGTGAAGGATTAGGAGCAACTTTGATTAATGATAATTTTGATATTTCGAAGCCTTATTTGCTTCCAAAAAGAACAAAACTAGAAAACAATCTTCCTTTCCCTTACGGAAATAATGAACCAAAAGATACCGCTTTCGCGAATGTCGATTACGCAAAATTAAAAAAAGCAATTGATGATTCTTTTGATAAAAATGGAGGAAAAGCAAAACGGACGCGCGCGGTTGTAGTTCTATATAAAGACAAATTAATTGGCGAAAAATACGATACAGGTTTCAATAAAAACAGCAAAATTTTGGGTTGGTCGATGACAAAAAGTATCACAAGTTCTGCTTTTGGAGTTTTGGCAAAACAAGGAAAAATTAATATTTATAAACCTGCCCCAGTTGCAGAATGGAAAAATGATGAACGAAAAAATATTACGATTAATGATTTGCTTCACATGAATTCTGGTCTAGAATGGGAAGAGAATTACAGTACAATTTGCGATGCTACAAAAATGCTTTTTCAGGCCGAAGATATGGGAAAAGTGCAAATGGATAAACCAGCAAAATATAAACCCAATACACATTGGTATTATTCTTCTGGAACGACCAATTTATTATCGAGAATTTTAAGAAGCCAATTTAAAACCCAACAAGAATATCTTGATTTCTGGTACAACGCTGTAATCGATAAAATAGGAATGAATTCGATGATTGTGGAGCAGGATATGTCAGGAACGTTTGTAGGTTCATCTTACGGATGGGCAACACCAAGAGACTGGTCAAAATTTGGATTGTTATATCTTCATAAAGGAAACTGGAACGGAGAACAAATTCTGGATGAAAGCTGGGTAAAATACACATCAACGCCAACGAATACTTCTGAAGGGAAATACGGAGCACAATTTTGGCTAAATGCTGGAGGGAAATTCCCGGATGTTCCGCGTGATATGTTTTATTGCAGTGGTTACCAAGGTCAAATGGTGGCGATTATTCCGTCTTTGGATATGGTAATTGTGAGAATGGGAGTGAAGGAAGAAGAACCTGGATTTGATTTTAATGGGTTTTTGAAGGATGTCATTTCTTCAGTAAAAAAATAA
- a CDS encoding flavodoxin family protein produces the protein MQNKKVIILGSSRKNGNTAKIVDKLSKEHNIDVVNLSDYKISHYDYESKNLGDDFLPLIRGIIEKYDTLIFATPIYWYNMSGIMKVFFDRISDLIRIEKETEEN, from the coding sequence ATGCAAAATAAAAAAGTCATCATTTTAGGTTCTTCTAGAAAAAACGGAAATACAGCAAAAATTGTAGATAAACTTTCGAAAGAACACAACATTGATGTAGTTAATTTAAGTGATTATAAGATTTCCCATTATGATTACGAAAGCAAAAATTTAGGCGATGATTTTTTACCTCTGATAAGAGGAATTATCGAAAAGTACGATACTTTAATTTTTGCAACGCCCATTTATTGGTATAATATGAGCGGAATTATGAAGGTCTTTTTCGACAGGATTTCAGATTTAATCCGAATTGAAAAAGAAACCGAAGAAAACTAA
- a CDS encoding T9SS type A sorting domain-containing protein, with protein MQTYPNPTTGTIEIEIPSTKTEIAIELYNFGGQLVSHGTYNIESGKALLNLEKLPSGIYLAKINLDTPEYVKIIKK; from the coding sequence TTGCAGACTTACCCTAACCCTACTACAGGAACTATTGAAATCGAAATTCCAAGTACTAAAACTGAAATTGCAATTGAATTGTACAATTTTGGCGGTCAATTAGTTTCTCACGGAACTTATAATATTGAAAGCGGAAAAGCTCTTTTAAATCTTGAAAAATTACCTTCAGGAATTTATCTCGCCAAAATCAATTTAGACACTCCAGAATACGTTAAAATCATAAAAAAATAA
- a CDS encoding SufE family protein, producing MTIKEIQDEIIDEFSMFDDWMQRYEYIIELGKSLPLIKEEYKTEDNLIKGCQSKVWSQGEQQDDKIVFTADSDAILTKGIIAILIRAFSNQKAKDILEADTDFIDEIGLKEHLSATRANGLVSMIKNIKMYALAFDAKNKN from the coding sequence ATGACAATAAAAGAAATACAAGACGAAATAATAGACGAATTTTCAATGTTCGACGACTGGATGCAGCGTTATGAGTACATCATCGAACTAGGAAAAAGTCTTCCGTTAATTAAAGAAGAATACAAAACCGAAGATAATTTAATCAAAGGGTGTCAGTCTAAAGTTTGGTCGCAAGGTGAACAGCAAGATGATAAAATTGTTTTTACGGCAGATAGTGATGCTATTTTGACTAAAGGAATAATTGCAATTTTAATTCGTGCTTTCTCTAATCAAAAAGCAAAAGATATCTTAGAAGCTGATACTGATTTTATAGACGAAATCGGCTTAAAAGAACATTTATCCGCAACACGCGCCAACGGTTTGGTTTCGATGATAAAAAACATCAAAATGTACGCTTTGGCTTTTGATGCTAAAAACAAAAATTAA
- a CDS encoding HesB/IscA family protein, producing the protein MIKVSDTAKKKIIDLMTDDGFDAAHDYVRVGVKSGGCSGLSYDLKFDKTKGDDDKIFVDNDIQIAVEKKSFLYLAGTILEFSGGLNGKGFVFNNPNASRTCGCGESFSL; encoded by the coding sequence ATGATAAAAGTTTCTGATACTGCCAAAAAGAAAATCATCGATTTGATGACTGATGATGGTTTTGACGCCGCGCACGACTACGTAAGAGTAGGCGTAAAAAGTGGTGGATGCTCTGGTTTGTCTTACGATTTAAAATTTGACAAAACCAAAGGAGATGACGATAAAATATTCGTTGACAACGACATACAAATTGCTGTTGAAAAAAAATCATTCCTTTATTTAGCTGGAACAATTTTAGAATTTTCTGGCGGATTAAACGGAAAAGGATTTGTTTTCAATAATCCTAACGCAAGCAGAACTTGCGGATGTGGAGAATCATTCTCTTTATAG
- a CDS encoding leucine-rich repeat domain-containing protein, whose protein sequence is MMSAFSNDKWIAKDATATYSTEACPLNGKFTLIPDPNFEKLLIAKNIDKDGENGKVLTSSIEKITYLDLTDTNLKVSDLTGIQAFKSLATLYCSSANLTSVDLSKNVNLEDVNLSNNKLTSLDLSANINLTNVARYYNELTSVDVSKNTALKTLSIYRNNLTSLNISKNTALTSLDAGNNQLNTLDLSTNINLTKIDVYNNQLTSLDFSKNPLLKGIRITSNKIENINVSNLNALTSLLASYNQLSTIDVSRNTGLLVLEVSNNKLNTIDVSPNTAITSLDVSKNQLKTLDISKNTALVGLYANDNQLTSLDLRNGKNTLIKNYNLSLTGNSQLYCILVDDVAYSNSNWSSNKDAIAKYNTECTGELVLASNNFTVETKGESCLGENNGEISIVGKASFAYNAMINDKPYTFTNNALKITALTPGVYKIKITIPDMIFEQNFNVTIQKGATITGKSNVSAKNVEVEITEGTAPFTVFIDGAEQFQTTDKNFTVSLDKAALVEVATAKACEGVFAKKVTSYELGTILADLP, encoded by the coding sequence ATGATGTCTGCATTCTCAAATGATAAATGGATCGCAAAAGATGCAACTGCAACATACTCTACTGAAGCTTGTCCGCTAAACGGAAAGTTCACTTTAATTCCTGATCCAAATTTTGAAAAATTATTAATTGCCAAAAACATTGATAAAGATGGCGAAAATGGAAAAGTTTTAACTTCAAGTATTGAGAAAATAACATACTTAGATCTTACCGACACCAACCTAAAAGTATCTGATTTAACAGGTATTCAAGCCTTTAAATCTTTAGCAACTTTATACTGTTCTTCTGCCAATTTAACTTCTGTAGATTTATCTAAAAACGTAAACTTGGAAGACGTTAACTTATCAAATAATAAATTAACTTCTTTAGATTTATCTGCTAATATAAATTTAACAAACGTAGCAAGATATTATAATGAACTAACCAGTGTAGATGTTTCTAAAAATACAGCTTTAAAAACTTTAAGTATTTACAGAAACAATTTGACTAGTTTGAATATTTCTAAAAATACCGCATTAACAAGTTTAGATGCTGGTAATAATCAGTTAAACACTTTAGATCTTAGCACAAACATAAATCTGACAAAAATAGATGTTTATAATAATCAGCTAACTTCTTTAGATTTTTCTAAAAATCCGCTTCTAAAAGGGATAAGAATTACTAGCAATAAGATTGAAAACATAAATGTATCTAATCTAAATGCTTTAACATCATTATTGGCAAGTTACAATCAACTTAGTACGATTGACGTTTCTAGAAATACCGGATTGCTTGTCCTGGAAGTTTCTAATAACAAATTAAATACTATTGATGTTTCCCCAAATACAGCCATTACTTCGTTAGATGTTTCGAAAAATCAATTAAAAACTTTAGACATCTCAAAAAACACAGCTTTGGTTGGTCTTTATGCAAATGATAACCAATTAACAAGTTTGGATTTAAGAAATGGAAAAAATACTTTGATTAAAAATTACAATCTATCTCTTACTGGTAACTCGCAATTATATTGCATTCTTGTTGATGATGTTGCTTATTCAAATTCAAATTGGTCTAGTAACAAAGATGCAATTGCTAAATACAACACAGAATGTACTGGCGAGTTAGTTTTAGCTTCAAACAACTTTACTGTAGAAACTAAAGGAGAATCTTGTTTAGGCGAAAATAATGGAGAGATTAGCATTGTTGGAAAAGCTTCTTTTGCTTACAATGCAATGATAAACGACAAGCCTTATACGTTTACAAATAATGCTTTAAAAATTACTGCATTAACTCCAGGTGTTTACAAAATTAAGATCACTATTCCTGACATGATTTTTGAGCAAAACTTTAATGTAACCATTCAAAAAGGTGCAACAATTACAGGAAAATCTAATGTATCGGCTAAGAATGTAGAAGTTGAAATTACAGAAGGAACTGCTCCTTTTACAGTATTTATTGATGGCGCAGAACAATTCCAGACAACAGACAAGAATTTTACAGTTTCTTTAGACAAAGCCGCATTAGTCGAAGTGGCTACTGCCAAAGCTTGTGAAGGTGTTTTTGCTAAAAAAGTTACTTCTTATGAACTAGGAACTATACTTGCAGACTTACCCTAA
- the sufD gene encoding Fe-S cluster assembly protein SufD, giving the protein MDLKEKLVSSFMAFEERVDVHSDLHDIRTNALKNFENKGFPTKKEEAWKYTSLNAILKNDFTVFPKQENAIEFNQVKKYFLHEIDTYKLVFIDGVFSSHLSSTTHDGIDVCLMSSALTKPKYKMVIDTYFNQIASKDDSLTSLNTAFAIEGAFINIPKKKVADKPIEIMYFSTGNEATLMVQPRNLVIVGENSHVQIIERHQSLNENPVLTNSVTEIFAQKRAIVDYYKIQNDNSEANLIDNTYVSQQQESHAYVHTFSFGGNLTRNNLNFYHFGERLTSTLNGISILNDKQHVDHYTLVNHAQPNCESFQDYKGIFSDRSTGVFNGKVLVEKEAQKTNAFQKSNNILLSDKATINAKPQLEIFADDVKCSHGCTVGQLDETAMFYMQSRGIPKKEAKALLMYAFSNAVIESIKIPELKQRITKIIATKLGVNLGFDL; this is encoded by the coding sequence ATGGATTTAAAAGAAAAATTAGTATCGTCTTTTATGGCTTTTGAAGAGCGTGTTGATGTACATTCAGATTTACATGACATACGCACAAATGCTTTAAAAAACTTCGAAAATAAAGGTTTCCCAACCAAAAAAGAAGAAGCTTGGAAATATACATCGCTAAATGCCATCTTAAAAAATGACTTTACGGTTTTTCCAAAGCAGGAAAATGCAATCGAATTTAATCAAGTAAAAAAATACTTTTTGCACGAAATCGATACATACAAATTAGTATTTATCGATGGCGTTTTCAGTTCGCATTTGTCTTCTACAACGCATGACGGAATTGATGTTTGCTTGATGTCATCAGCATTGACCAAACCAAAATATAAAATGGTTATTGATACATACTTTAATCAGATTGCAAGTAAAGATGACAGCTTGACTTCATTGAATACGGCTTTTGCAATTGAAGGTGCTTTTATCAATATCCCAAAGAAAAAAGTGGCTGATAAACCAATTGAGATCATGTATTTCTCAACAGGAAATGAAGCAACTTTAATGGTTCAGCCAAGAAATTTGGTTATTGTGGGCGAAAATTCACATGTTCAAATTATTGAGCGCCACCAAAGTTTGAATGAAAATCCGGTTTTAACAAACTCTGTTACTGAGATTTTTGCTCAAAAACGTGCGATTGTTGATTATTACAAAATTCAAAACGATAATAGTGAAGCCAATTTAATTGACAACACTTACGTTTCGCAACAACAGGAAAGCCATGCTTACGTGCACACTTTCTCTTTTGGTGGAAATTTAACTCGTAACAACTTAAACTTTTATCACTTTGGTGAAAGATTGACAAGTACGCTTAACGGAATTTCAATCTTAAATGACAAACAACACGTTGACCATTATACTTTGGTAAACCACGCACAACCAAATTGCGAAAGTTTCCAAGATTATAAAGGAATTTTCTCTGATCGCTCAACAGGAGTTTTCAACGGAAAAGTTTTGGTAGAAAAAGAAGCTCAAAAAACAAATGCTTTCCAAAAAAGCAACAACATTTTATTGAGTGACAAAGCCACAATCAATGCAAAACCACAATTAGAGATTTTTGCTGACGACGTAAAATGTTCTCACGGATGTACTGTTGGACAGCTTGATGAAACAGCAATGTTCTACATGCAGTCTCGTGGAATCCCGAAAAAAGAAGCTAAAGCTTTATTAATGTACGCATTCTCAAATGCCGTTATCGAAAGCATTAAAATACCAGAATTAAAACAAAGAATTACTAAAATCATTGCTACGAAATTAGGTGTGAATTTAGGATTTGATTTGTAG